From a region of the Neodiprion fabricii isolate iyNeoFabr1 chromosome 7, iyNeoFabr1.1, whole genome shotgun sequence genome:
- the LOC124186871 gene encoding myosuppressin, whose product MRCNTGILALVCLTSAALMSGEAAALPPAQCSPGFLDEVPPRIRKVCAALSTIYELGSAMETYLDEKTYNSGPVIHGNVPLPDSGVKRQDVDHVFLRFGRRR is encoded by the exons ATGAGGTGCAACACAGGAATACTCGCCCTGGTCTGCCTGACTTCGGCCGCCCTGATGTCCGGCGAGGCTGCCGCCCTTCCCCCGGCGCAGTGTAGTCCCGGTTTCCTCGACGAGGTCCCACCGAGGATTCGCAAGGTCTGCGCGGCCCTCTCGACCATCTACGAGCTCGGCTCCGCCATGGAAACCTACCTCGACGAAAAAA CGTACAACTCTGGCCCGGTTATCCACGGAAACGTCCCCCTGCCTGACAGCGGAGTGAAACGTCAGGACGTCGACCACGTCTTCCTGCGTTTCGGGAGGCGACGCTAG
- the LOC124186866 gene encoding uncharacterized protein LOC124186866 codes for MINAKSTANGVAVIAALLSVLADGSPIGKSDEGCSILINGGLAEPQPLILRPGFEGGYVIPEKTGSGSVTLAVGESLRLVCLGNSFDLETSEPVDDANVTCVGGTTFTFEGLGITEEFENIGCLSYPTHTARRTGVACPNGEVCEIGFDLGDGDFQRLITLCHDDVDQNTILAHAKVPAVIDAAQTSFPRPGFVKGDFYVGVSMANIYTRVNQRATLAGIIGSEELALEYLPASGTYYWAKGHLVAKTDLIYGAHQRSTFYYLNTVPMWQNINAGNWGIVEANLKNLATNRDVDLDVWTGSTGVLTLADVNGDQQEIHLYVDENNNRAVPVPKLLFKVVWEESSGLGVAFVTVNNPYLEELDDEHVICTDVCDQVSYLTWNPTRSDRGLSYCCEVDDFRKAFPDIPEFTTTGILA; via the exons ATGATCAACGCGAAGAGCACGGCGAATGGCGTGGCCGTCATCGCAGCCCTGCTCTCGGTCCTCGCCGATGGCAGTCCGATCGGGAAAAGTGACGAGG GCTGCTCGATCCTGATCAACGGCGGCCTCGCCGAGCCCCAGCCGCTGATTCTAAGGCCCGGTTTCGAGGGCGGTTACGTCATCCCCGAGAAGACGGGTTCCGGAAGCGTGACCCTCGCGGTGGGCGAGTCCCTGCGGCTGGTCTGCCTGGGAAACAGCTTCGACCTAGAGACCAGCGAGCCGGTGGACGACGCGAACGTGACCTGCGTCGGGGGTACGACCTTCACCTTCGAGGGCCTCGGGATAACGGAGGAGTTCGAGAACATCGGTTGTCTGAGCTACCCGACGCACACCGCGAGGCGGACGGGGGTCGCCTGCCCCAACGGCGAGGTCTGCGAGATCGGGTTCGACCTCGGAGACGGCGACTTTCAGCGGTTGATCACCCTCTGCCACGACGACGTCGACCAGAACACGATCCTCGCCCACGCGAAGGTCCCGGCGGTTATCGACGCCGCCCAGACCTCCTTCCCTCGTCCCGGATTCGTCAAGGGCGACTTCTACGTCGGCGTATCAATGGCCAACATCTACACCAGGGTTAACCAGCGCGCGACCCTCGCCGGGATAATCGGGAGCGAGGAACTCGCCCTTGAGTACCTCCCCGCCTCGGGGACCTACTACTGGGCGAAGGGTCACCTCGTCGCGAAGACGGACCTGATCTACGGTGCCCACCAGCGCTCGACTTTCTACTACCTGAACACCGTGCCGATGTGGCAGAACATCAACGCCGGCAACTGGGGGATCGTCGAGGCGAACCTTAAGAACCTCGCGACCAACAGGGACGTCGACCTCGACGTGTGGACCGGGTCCACGGGCGTTCTGACGCTCGCCGACGTGAACGGCGACCAGCAGGAGATCCACCTCTACGTCGACGAGAACAACAACCGGGCCGTACCCGTCCCGAAGCTGCTGTTCAAGGTCGTCTGGGAGGAGAGCTCGGGGCTCGGCGTCGCCTTCGTCACCGTGAACAACCCCTACCTCGAGGAACTCGACGACGAGCACGTCATATGTACGGACGTCTGCGACCAGGTATCCTACCTTACCTGGAACCCTACGCGCAGCGACCGAGGCTTGAGCTACTGCTGCGAGGTCGACGATTTCCGGAAAGCCTTCCCCGACATACCCGAGTTCACGACCACCGGGATCTTGGCTTGA